A window from Parambassis ranga chromosome 13, fParRan2.1, whole genome shotgun sequence encodes these proteins:
- the bud23 gene encoding 18S rRNA (guanine-N(7))-methyltransferase: protein MASSGRRPEHTAPPDVFYNEEEAKKYSQNSRMIEIQTQMSERAVELLNLPEGQPCFLLDVGCGSGLSGDYLSEEGHFWVGIDISTAMLDVALEREVEGDLLVGDMGQGMPFRPGTFDGCISISALQWLCNADKRTHSPPKRLYTFFSTLYSSLARGARAVFQLYPENSEQLELITAQAMKAGFSGGMVVDYPNSSKAKKFFLCLFAGVSGVLPKGLGSETSDRTVQNQVQYSGQRCRFKNMKGKSAKKGRDWIMEKKERRRRQGRDVRPDTKYTGRQRRPVF from the exons ATGGCCTCCAGCGGTCGACGACCCGAACACACAGCTCCCCCAGATGTG TTCTACAATGAAGAGGAGGCCAAAAAATATTCTCAGAA CTCTCGGATGATTGAGATCCAGACCCAGATGTCAGAGAGAGCTGTGGAGCTTTTAAACCTGCCAGAGGGACAGCCTTGCTTCCTGCTAGATGTTGG gtgtGGCTCTGGTCTCAGTGGAGACTACCTGTCAGAGGAGGGACACTTCTGGGTTGGAATCGACATCAGTACAGCAATGCTGG ACGTTGCACTGGAGAGAGAAGTAGAAGGAGACTTGTTGGTGGGGGACATGGGTCAGGGGATGCCTTTCCGACCCGGCACCTTTGACGGTTGCATCAG TATCTCTGCCCTGCAGTGGCTTTGTAATGCGGACAAAAGGACACATAGTCCACCAAAAAGACTCTACACCTTCTTCAGTACTCTGTACTCGTCCCTG GCGAGAGGCGCACGTGCAGTTTTTCAGCTTTATCCTGAGAACTCGGAACAG CTGGAGCTGATCACAGCACAGGCCATGAAGGCAGGTTTCAGTGGCGGCATGGTGGTGGACTACCCCAACAGCAGCAAAGCAAAAAA GTTCTTCTTGTGTCTATTTGCTGGTGTGTCAGGAGTCCTTCCCAAA GGACTTGGATCAGAAACATCAGACCGAACTGTTCAAAACCAGGTTCAGTACTCAGGACAAAG GTGTCGTTTTAAAAACATGAAGGGGAAATCTGCAAAGAAGGGAAGAGACTGGATCatggagaagaaagagcggaGGAGGAGACAAGGACG GGATGTTCGACCCGACACGAAATACACCGGACGTCAGAGAAGACCTGTTTTCTAG
- the dnajc30b gene encoding dnaJ (Hsp40) homolog, subfamily C, member 30b, giving the protein MAEVGQRLGSGAYRLSGLRSKPSRPAGAGGSPGYILISCSSIYSRVTDASVQVQRELQPVSLSRSTRRKSEKLSKVRKNQQGNMTLVCASSLRSPYSDDFRYIESRERLQAVYLSAGLLQEKLLSCRMTLWSRGAVSIHPEAFRSPQQLRAFCTAVFILAQKGSERLDCVQRLRRLKLYDDFQKASSRSYSWSSEDPSLLYRSRTAYYDILKVSPRATQSQIKTAYYKQSFIYHPDKNPESTEAVQRFSQISEAYTVLGNISLRKKYDRGILSQSDIQRAGRPSSKEATGRSTGSSQQQHQQRARRFSQAGGKPMFDFDAFYQAHYGEQLQRERDMRARKQQMEEIQKGQRSKWREQKMMEMALIMVLTMAGLIFINLAKP; this is encoded by the coding sequence ATGGCAGAGGTCGGACAGAGGCTCGGGAGCGGAGCGTACCGGCTATCCGGTCTCAGAAGCAAACCGAGTCGGCCGGCAGGTGCTGGAGGAAGTCCCGGATATATTCTAATAAGCTGCAGCTCCATTTACAGCCGTGTTACAGATGCATCAGTCCAGGTTCAACGTGAACTTCAGCCAGTGTCACTAAGCAGGTCGACGCGACGCAAATCAGAGAAACTTTCCAAAGTAAGAAAAAATCAGCAGGGAAATATGACTTTGGTTTGTGCCTCCTCTTTGAGGTCGCCTTACTCTGATGACTTCAGGTATATAGAATCAAGAGAGAGACTACAAGCCGTGTATCTCTCTGCGGGACTCCTCCAGGAGAAACTGCTGTCATGCAGGATGACACTGTGGAGCAGAGGAGCTGTTTCCATCCACCCTGAGGCGTTCAGGTCCCCCCAGCAGCTGCGAGCTTTCTGCACCGCTGTCTTCATATTAGCGCAGAAGGGATCAGAGAGGCTGGACTGTGTGCAAAGACTGAGACGTCTGAAACTTTATGATGACTTCCAAAAAGCATCATCTAGAAGCTACAGCTGGAGCTCTGAGGATCCTTCTCTTCTGTACAGAAGCCGAACAGCCTATTATGACATCCTTAAAGTGTCCCCCAGAGCCACGCAGTCCCAAATTAAGACAGCCTACTACAAGCAGTCCTTCATCTACCACCCTGATAAGAACCCGGAGAGCACAGAAGCGGTGCAGCGCTTCTCTCAGATCAGTGAGGCTTACACTGTGCTGGGCAACATCAGCCTGAGGAAGAAATACGACCGGGGAATCCTGAGCCAGTCAGACATCCAACGTGCAGGGAGACCCTCCTCCAAAGAGGCCACGGGCAGATCCACAGgctcctcacagcagcagcatcaacagagAGCCAGACGTTTCTCCCAAGCCGGGGGAAAGCCCATGTTTGATTTTGATGCCTTTTATCAGGCTCACTACggggagcagctgcagagagagagggacatgAGAGCCAGGaagcagcagatggaggagATCCAGAAAGGGCAAAGGAGCAAGTGGAGAGAGCAGAAAATGATGGAGATGGCTCTGATAATGGTGCTGACAATGGCTGGGTTAATTTTTATCAATCTTGCCAAGCCCTGA
- the sh2b2 gene encoding SH2B adapter protein 2, producing MNGAVVPGSPELSSSCPLPDWREFCELHARASAADFADKFQRFLLENPCYDSPGADASFSQHFAHHFLECFSAALTQARENQASSPGEDGSNAVPKYSIVPFLGIQGCPLSYGHDLYQRRKDAGASSESLDSMDSGGGGLDGGGSGNTATRGPQTTHKVSALGQSRSSEDVSVSHPKARFKKGFSLRNMSLCVVDGVKEMWHRRASPEPDAPSGARKANGAGGGVGGGGGGGGEAAGGEKWSQKLRLPRASQGHKAEMLEIQREGALRYMVADDTNCMGAAQWQKCRLLLRKTRREEGGEKFLLEFYVPPKSSKPKVSIPLSAIVEVRTTMPLEMPDKDNTFVLKVENGGEYILETIDSLQKNSWVADIQDCIDPGDSGDDIELASCPHGQASKDSSMVASCSCELLSEGVYRAPERSCPTAAEHYSAPSVRCREPPFTQHPSHMPLERFLQSPEAQGSNSSTGGGEGAKDSDGDASLAGYPWFHGTLSRVRAAQLVLAGGARSHGLFVIRQSETRPGEYVLTFNFQGKAKHLRLSVNDNGQCHVHHLWFHTVSDMLRHFHAHPIPLESGGSTDITLRSYVQVQRSSTTDVAVPPVLTPPREAGCRADAAQPALHPPGIAAPSGSSSDAPLSSSTSSSPTALPSLSRSDPGTGGGVGAGLQSRSNSSERLLEASSGASEDYHDADGTRRARAVENQYSFY from the exons ATGAACGGAGCGGTCGTGCCTGGTAGCCCGGAGCTCTCCTCCTCGTGCCCACTGCCTGACTGGCGAGAGTTCTGTGAGCTCCATGCTCGAGCCTCTGCTGCAGACTTTGCTGACAAGTTCCAACGCTTCCTGTTGGAGAACCCGTGCTACGACTCGCCTGGTGCCGATGCCAGCTTCTCACAACACTTTGCCCACCACTTCCTGGAGTGCTTCTCTGCAGCCCTGACCCAGGCCCGGGAGAACCAGGCTTCCTCACCAGGGGAGGACGGCTCCAACGCGGTGCCCAAGTACAGCATTGTTCCTTTCCTGGGAATCCAGGGTTGCCCACTGTCCTACGGTCACGACCTCTACCAGAGACGCAAGGACGCCGGGGCATCAAGTGAATCCCTGGACAGTATGGACAGTGGAGGGGGAGGGCTAGATGGGGGAGGCAGTGGCAACACCGCCACCAGAGGCCCCCAGACCACCCATAAGGTGTCTGCACTGGGACAGTCCCGCAGCTCAGAGGACGTGTCAGTCAGTCACCCAAAGGCCCGCTTCAAGAAAGGCTTCTCCCTGAGGAACATGAGCCTGTGTGTGGTGGATGGGGTGAAGGAGATGTGGCACAGACGGGCCTCCCCTGAACCTGACGCTCCCTCTGGGGCCAGGAAGGCTAATGGTGCAGGTGGGGGAgttgggggaggaggaggaggaggaggtgaagcagcAGGGGGTGAAAAGTGGTCCCAAAAGCTGCGGCTTCCCAGGGCTTCCCAGGGCCACAAAGCCGAGATGCTGGAAATCCAGAGGGAGGGAGCGCTGAGGTACATGGTGGCTGATGACACAAACTGTATGGGTGCTGCGCAGTGGCAGAAGTGTCgtctgctgctgaggaagacgaggagggaggaaggaggggagaaGTTCTTGCTGGAGTTCTATGTTCCACCCAAG TCTTCAAAGCCAAAAGTAAGCATCCCCCTGTCAGCCATCGTGGAGGTGAGGACTACCATGCCGCTGGAGATGCCTGACAAGGACAACACTTTTGTTCTTAAG GTGGAAAACGGGGGAGAATACATCCTGGAAACCATCGATTCCCTGCAGAAAAACTCATGGGTTGCTGACATCCAGGACTGCATAGACCCTGG TGACAGCGGCGATGACATCGAGCTGGCGTCATGTCCTCATGGCCAGGCCTCCAAAGATAGCTCCATGGTGGCCTCTTGCAgctgtgagctgctgtctgagg GAGTGTACCGTGCTCCAGAGAGGTCGTGTCCTACAGCAGCAGAGCATTACAGTGCCCCTTCAGTCCGTTGCAGGGAACCTCCTTTCACCCAGCACCCATCCCACATGCCTTTAGAGCGCTTCCTCCAGTCCCCAGAGGCCCAGGGCTCCAACTCTTCTACAG GTGGCGGTGAAGGAGCGAAAGACTCAGATGGAGATGCCAGCTTAGCTGGTTACCCGTGGTTCCATGGTACGCTGTCACGTGTGCGGGCAGCTCAGCTGGTGCTTGCAGGCGGGGCCAGAAGTCATGGGCTCTTTGTGATTCGTCAGAGCGAGACACGGCCGGGTGAATACGTCCTCACCTTTAACTTCCAGGGCAAAGCCAAG CATCTGCGTTTGTCAGTGAACGACAATGGACAGTGCCACGTCCACCATTTGTGGTTCCACACTGTGTCGGACATGTTGAGACACTTCCATGCCCACCCGATCCCTCTTGAATCCGGAGGCTCCACTGACATCACATTACGCTCCTATGTACAAGTGCAGCGAAGCTCCACCACAG aTGTGGCCGTACCACCAGTTCTCACTCCACCCAGGGAAGCAGGCTGCCGGGCAGATGCAGCGCAGCCAGCTCTTCACCCTCCTGGAATCGCAGCGCCTTCAGGGTCTTCTTCCGATGCCCCACTTTCATCAagcacctcctcctcacccactgcacttccctccctctcccgcAGTGACCCAGGTactggaggaggagtgggagcAGGGTTGCAGAGCCGAAGCAATAGCTCTGAACGCCTGCTGGAGGCCTCTAGTGGTGCATCCGAGGACTACCATGATGCAGATGGGACTCGCAGAGCCCGAGCTGTGGAGAACCAGTACTCTTTCTACTAA